GGCGGGCGCCGGCAAGACGACCGTGGCCCGGCACTGGGCGGGCACCCGCCCGGTGCCGACCGCGCACATCAGCCTGGACGACGTCCGCGAGTGGGTCTGCTCGGGCTTCGCGGACCCGCAGGCCGGCTGGAACGAGCACTCCGAGGCCCAGTACCGCCTGGCCCGCCGCACCTGCGGCTTCGCGGCCCGCAACTTCCTGGCCAACGGGATCTCCTGCATCCTCGACGACGCCGTCTTCCCGGACCGGCCCGTGGTCGGGCTGGGCGGCTGGAAGCGGCACGTGGGGCCCGCGCTGCTGCCGGTCGTGCTGCTGCCCGGCCTGGAGGTCGTCCTGGACCGCAACGCGGCCCGCTCCGGCAACCGCCGGCTCTCCGACGAGGAAGTCGCCCGCATCCACGGCCGGATG
The Streptomyces sp. NBC_00091 genome window above contains:
- a CDS encoding AAA family ATPase; translated protein: MQHGVGGWGPPGQQPVAPPPPPIPPAQGWPVTPVPDATGHIPLPPAVAASPVPPPPGTGGATLAVLLIGPAGAGKTTVARHWAGTRPVPTAHISLDDVREWVCSGFADPQAGWNEHSEAQYRLARRTCGFAARNFLANGISCILDDAVFPDRPVVGLGGWKRHVGPALLPVVLLPGLEVVLDRNAARSGNRRLSDEEVARIHGRMAGWYGSGLPIIDNTHLDVEGTARALDEALARALAAPGNW